The stretch of DNA AGCCGTCACAATGATGTTCTTCTTGCGATCCGTAATTTTGAGATATCCATCCTCAATTATGCCAATATCACCGGTATGGAACCATCCTTCTTCATTGATCGCTTCTCTGGTTCCTGCTTCATCTTTGTAGTATCCCGTCATGATATGTGGACCACGTGAGAGGATCTCACCGTCATCAGCAATCTTGACCTCAACACCATCAATGGTTGGACCAACCGTGCCAAAACGGAAATCATGAGGTGGATTCAATGTAATAACTGGTGATGTTTCGGAGAGGCCATAGCCTTCAAGTATGGTAATACCTGCAGCATCAAAGAATCTACCAATATCGGCTCCCAATGGAGCGCCACCGCTGGCAAACAATTTAAACTGTGTTCCCAGAAGCGCTTGAACCTTACTGAACACAAGTTTATCGGCTCGTTTTTTCTTTTTTGCCAGTTTGGGTGAAATAGTTCCGGCGTTACGAGCTTCAACATACTCAAAACCAGTCTTAACAGCCCAGCCAGCTATTTTGCGTTTGATAAATGAGCCACCTGCAAACTTGGCTTGAACGCCAGCATACATCTTTTCATAAAGCCTGGGTACTGACATAGCCACAGTGGGGTTAACCTCTGACAAGTTGGCAATAACCTGCTCCATGGATTCTGCATATGTGATATTCGCACCAACGTGAGTACCTACATAGTCTCCCAATCTTTCAAAACTATGACTTAGAGGTAGAAAGGATAGAAATTTATCCTTATCACTTATACCAAGTCGTGCATTACAAGACAGGATATTACTCACAAGATTGCTGTGCTTTAACATCACACCCTTGGGATTTCCAGTGGTACCACTGGTATAAATGAGAGTCAAAATATCATCTGGCTTTACACTACGTGCATGAGCCTCAAAGTCATAAGCGTTCTCAGATGAAGCGAATGCCTTGCCCTTTTCCATTAGTTCGTTAAAGGAAATGACATCGGCATCGTCATAGGAGAGTGATTCATCAAAATAGACCACAGACTTTAATTCAGGACAATCTGCTTTGATCTTGAGAACCTTTTCCATCTGGCTGGCATCCTGAGCAAAGATGAGTTTTGAATCGGAGTGGGCGACAATGTACTGAATTTGGCTCGCGATCAGGGTAGGATAAACGGTAACTGATGTCGCACCCCTGGTGGCAATGGCATAATCTGAATATGCCCACCGTCTGCAGTTCGTGGATAGAATTGCTACATTATCCTTTGGCTGGATCCCGATAGAGGCCATGCCGTAGGACGCATTCTTAACCATTTCAAATATATCTTTACCTTTATCGCCCATCCATTCGCCATTCACCTTCTCTGTAAATAGTTCAGCGTCAGCATGGGTTTTTGTGACGTTAAGAAACATTTCTGCAATCGTTTTGAATTCCACGACAGCTCCTCCTTCTTGGGATTATTTTTAAGTTTCGTTAATGATAAACATTTTCTTTTAAAAGCACAGCATTTTATTGACACATACCTTCACAGAATGTATCATGGCGCGCGCTTTTAGAAAGAGCCAGGGTGGCGGAATTGGTAGACGCAGTGGACTCAAAATCCACCGGTGGCAACACTGTGGGGGTTCGACTCCCCCCCCTGGTACTCGACTTCGCTCCAACGGAGAGAAGTCGACCGCGTCCCCTCGACCTGCTCGGGATAAACTCCGCTGAATAACATGAAGCGAAGACGGGTATTAACCAATCAATTATATATTTGAGCTACGTCGTAGCAGGCACCTGGAGTGAACATGCATTATGTTTACATAATTCAATCTATTTCGCATCCTGATCGATTCTACACAGGACTGACTCAGGATTTAAAGAGAAGGTTATCTGAACACAATCGTCATGTTAATGAATATTCATCAAGGTACAAACCTTGGATGATTAAAACTTATCTCGCTTTTCAGTTCAAGGAGCAAGCCATTGCATTTGAGAAATATCTAAAGACCCCATCTGGACGTGCATTTGCTAAAAAAAGACTCTGACTTCGCTCCAACGGAGAGATGTCGACCACGTCCCCTAGACCTGCTCGGGATAAACTCCGCTGAATAAAATGAAGCGATGATGGGTATTATCCAATCAATTATATATTTATGCTAGCTCGTAACCACATTCATCAACAACTATTAAACATCAATCCCCAATTAGTATGGACGTACCGATGCATCCGATTACCTTATTCGAACACTTGAATCACAGGATCAGGATGCTTATGACAAACAAGTTTATTCCATTTAATAGACCCATTGATCTCTCAGACGCTGTAATGCTACGACAATCAGCTGAGTTTTATGAATTCATGAAATCCCGAAGAACCATACGTGATTTCTCAGACAAGGAAGTCCCACAAGAGATTATCGATAACTGTCTCATGACCGCAGCCACTGCACCAAGTGGTGCCAATCAGCAGCCCTGGCATTTTGTTGTCATTCGGGATGCATCCATCAAAACACAAATCCGCAAGGCTGCTGAAGCTGAAGAAAGAGATTTTTATGCAGGACGTGCTGGCGATGCCTGGTTGGAAGCGCTAGAGCCTTTGGGAACGAATGCCGAAAAGCCCTTCCTGGAGAAAGCTCCTGTACTTATTGCAGTCTTTGAACAAAAGTATACCATTGATGCAAGCGGTAGTAAAAATAAACACTATTATGCCAAAGAATCAGTGGGTATCGCTACGGGAATGCTGATCGCCGCACTCCATAATGTGGGACTTGTAGCACTTACCCATACCCCCAGTCCCATGAATTTCCTGACAAAAATATTGAACCGACCTGAGGGTGAAAAACCTTTTCTCCTCCTCGTTGTCGGGCACCCTGCAAAGGATGCTGAGGTACCAGATATTGACAAAAAGGATCTCAGGGACATATCAAGTCATTTCTAGGCAATAGTATGATCTCCAAAATCGTCTTTTTCGGGGATAGTATCACCGCAGCAAACCGAAATGCCCATACTCCTCTTGGGGATGGGTATGTATCCATTTTGAAGGATATGTTTGATTCGGATAAGCAGCTTGAAAATATTCAGTTTGTCAACTCGGGTGTAAATGGACACATGGTTGGAGACTTACTCAACCGCTACCAGATGGATGTCATTGATCATCAACCCGACGCCGTGGTAATAAAGATTGGGATAAATGACGCCTACAACCAATTCATCTCAGGCAACCACGAATATTCAGTTCAGAGATATAGCTCAGGGTTAGAGAAACTAGTACGCGAGATACGAGCTGGTCTACCCAAGACTCAATTATTCTTACTAACACCCTTCCTGATTTCGGATTCGAAATCTGAGGCATTTTACCGAGTAATGAACGAGTATTGTGGCGAGGCTAAAGCTTTGGGGAATAAATTTGCTATTCCCGTACTTGATGTTCAATCAGTTTTTGACAGCGCTGTGAAGTTGAAGCCAGCCTCAAAATGGGCAGATGATCACATACATCCCCAGCGTGAGGGGCATGCCCTCATTGCAAAGGCATTATTTACATTTTTAAAAAGTCACCTTCTTAAAAGCTAGCCGTCAATCATTACTTCCCGGCCTTTGACACTTTCATCAATTCCACCATCCTGAAAAACAATATTCCCATTTACTATGGTTGTCACAGGCCATCCCTGGGTGGTCCAACCATCATAGGGGCTCCAGTTTACCTTAGTCCAGAGCTTCCCATTCTCAATGGAGCGCTTTTTTCCCATATCCACCAGAACAAGATCGGCATCATACCCTTCTCTGATGTGACCCTTGTTCTTGACCCTGTACAATTCTACTGGTTTCTCGCACATCCACTTCACCACGTCTTCCACTTTGCATAATCCACGATTGGCCCGATCAAGTAGCAACGGTAATGAGGTTTCCACTCCAGGCATACCTGAAGGGGCTGAACCAAAGGGCTTGGCCTTCTCTTCGTGGGTGTGTGGTGCATGATCAGTAGCGATACAGTCTATAACCCCATTCACCAGGCCTTCCCAGAGTGATTCAGCATGTCGAATATCCCTTATGGGAGGATTCATTTGAGCATAAGCACCTAATTTCTGATACACATGCGGTGCACTTAAAAGAAAATGCTGGGGACACACTTCAGCAGAGATTGGTGCTTTCGATTTCTGTATTTCCAGGTATCTCACCTCATCCAGGGTAGTCATATGCAAAATGTGAAGACGACGCTGATACTTAATGGACAGTTCAACAGCCAGTGTTGTTGCTTTTAGAGCTGCGTCGGCTGGTCTGACAAATTGGTGGTGGTTAAAATCTGTTGAATTCTTATAAATCTCCTGGGCTGCGTTTATGATTTCATCATCCTCAGCATGGACGGCTATGAGGCGTGAACCATTCCCGAAAATATTGTCCAGATCCCTGGTATCACTGACCAGCAAATCGCCGGTGGAGGAACCCATAAATATTTTAATTCCAGGCACATTCTCAACCTCATTAAGGACATCAAGGTTGGTATTGGTTGCGCCAATGAAAAAATTGTAGTTCACCACACATTTTTCAGCAGCGATTCTTTTCCTTTCTGCCATTCCTTCAATGGTTATCGTAGATGGTTTGGTATTGGGCATGTCAAAGAAACTTGTGACTCCGCCTGAAGCAGCGGCCATGGAACCTGTTCTCAAGTCTTCTTTCTGGGTAAGACCGGGATCGCGAAAATGAACCTGTGGATCAAGGGCTCCTGGCAAGAGATAGAGATGGGTGCCATCAATCACCTTCTCCGCTGCTGATTCCTTCACCTGACCCAGCTGAGCAATTTTTCCATCCCTGATAAGAACATCCTGTTGAACGATACCGCTTGATGACACACATCTGGCATTTTTAATGAGAATTGGGGTAGACATCTATTGCTCCATTTAGTGAATTCGTTGGCTTTCAATATCGTACAATACCCCTCATATCGAAACCGTTTATCAATTAATAATTATTTTTCCATTCATCTCGATACCAGATTGTTCCATCACTCCGATAAATTTGAGCGCCTTCCAGGTCTGTTCTGTGAATTTCAGTCCCCAGCTTCATGTATCTTTCCAATGTCACTTTAGATGGATGTCTGAATTTATTTTTCATCCCCAGACTAATCAAGCAAACCTGCGGTTGCACGAGATTGATATATTCCTGACTTGAACTTGTTTTTGAACCATGATGGGGTGCCTTGATCATATCACTCTTTAACAGTCCACCCAGGGGAAGCTGGTCGTGCTCAATGGTTTCTTCTCCGTCTCCCGTGAGCAATACGCTTGATTCACCGTAAAATAATTGCATAACGATTGAGGTATTGTTGATGTTTGATGGACGGGAGGAATGATCATACCACTTTGGTCCTGTGACCCTGAAGTATATTGGCTTTAAGGTTGAATCTATGTAGCCTGTAAATACTGGTGAGGCAGGAATGTTTTTTGAGGCAATGATATCGCACAACATATTGTAGCCATATGAATCGTATTGGATGTCTGGCATTAACACCTTCCCTACCTCAATATTTTCTATAAGATATTGTGCCCCACCTATATGATCATTATGGGGATGGGTTAGTACAAGGATATCGATTTTTGGCCAATTGCGAAATTTCAAATAGGGTAGAATGACATCCTCCCCCATATCCTTGCCTCCAAATCTTAAACCAGCATCGATGAGTATTGTATTCCCATTGGGTGCATGAATAAGGATGGCATCACCCTGCCCCACATCCAATACGACAAGTTCGAGGTGTTGGGATGTGAGCAAAGATTGCCATGTTTGAATGGCTATCCAACACAACACCAGGATGACCCAGAGCTTAATGACTTTGCGGTACTGTATAATCGCTATGGAAAAGGTACCCACCAATAGCAGAATTAATTCAAAATGATGAATTGACCGCACGTTTATATAGGCCCAATCAACCTGGGCGCAGATTTGAACAAACCAGAGCATGAAGTCGATAGCACCTTCGATGGTGGCAGCCCAAAGTTGAGCCAATAAGGGGAATATGGAACCCAGGATAAGAAAGCTCATACCAGTAGCCACGATCACTCCAATAAGTGGTACCACCACAAGATTGGCAACCATGCTAATAATTGGAATCATATGAAAATAAAAGATCGTGATAGCCAGGGTCCCCAGTTGAGCTGCAAGTGAGACCAGGAAGAGATCAAGGATTGGATATAGCAACTTGCCAACTCCACTTGTTTCCGATATTGGAAGACCACTCACCAACTTTTTAAAGATGGGGAACAGTGTTACAATACTTAAAACTGCCAAAAACGAAAGCTGGAATCCGATGTTACTCAATTGTGCTGGAGAAATAAGCAATATGATGAAGGCTGCAGAAGCCAACAGGTTGAGGATGTCCGATTTTCGCTCAAATAGACCACCAATAATCATCAGCGAAGCCATGATAGATGCTCGCATGACAGAGGGTGCTGCCCCTGTGAGTCCCACATAAAATATCAATCCTGCTATAACGCTACCCATCTGTATCTGATGTGGTAATCGAAGAAGACCAAATATGGTAATCAGGATTAGCGAAACATACCCTACATGAAGCCCACTAACTGCCAGGACATGAATGACACCAGTATTGGCAAAATCATTTCTGGTTGTTTCTTCAATCTCACTCTTTTCACCAAGAATTAAGGCAGATAGAATCCCAGCTGATCGAGGTGTTAAATATTTGTGGAAGTGACTGGATATCAGGTCCTGCATATCCCCCATTAAAAGGGATATTGAACCTGAATCCCTGGGATAAACAATCACATCCCCCGCGTCCTCCAGGAAAGCTTCAAAATAAATATTCCTTCCTTCCAAATATGCACGGTAATCGAATTCATGGGGATTGCTTTTATCACGTGGCCTGTTAAGAAGCAACCGTCCACATAATGTATCACCAGGACAAACATCCTGCTCAATATCCTTGGAGTACAGCAATACTTGTCCACTAGAGATGGCTTGCAGACCGATGGTCTCAGGTTGCATCAGGAACTTCGGAGTGCCTTTTCGTGTTTGGCCCACAGTAAGGACAATCGCCCTCACCTCATAGACTGAATCTACATTTGATATAAATCGTGAGAGGTGGGTCACTGGAATGATCTCATCAAATGCAACTCGAAGGCACCCGGAAAGAATGAGTAATAGGAGTAATATTCCAGACCGTCTGTTAAGTAATGCCACCACAATGGCGATACCCGTCAATAAAGCGAGAATCCAAAGGGAGAGATTGAGATTCCGTTGAATCACAATACCCAGAATAAATAGAAGTGATACCAATATCATGGGACGAGGCATCACAAAGTTCATGATACTTTTGTACATTTTTCCTACGTGTTTGGGGTTGCCCAAACATAGGAGGTGAATGTCAATTCACCAAATAGTAATATGAGTTAGGTGATCAGGAGATCAGGTGGGTTTGTCATCACTGACAAAAGTAATGCCCTGGAGTGCAAAAGAGATGGATGGGCCTTCGAAACCGTGGCGTTGGAGTAGACTCCATAGTCGTTTTTTATCTTTGTAAGTTGGTTGTTCAATATTCTTTAATTTTCTTTCAGCCAGATCCTGGGCCATTTGGTTGAAATCAAAATCCTCCTGGATGGCTTCAAGTTCAGATTCAATAATTTGTTTGGATATTCGCTTTGCATTTAACTCGTGTCTCAGTCTTATAGGACCCCAGCCCTGGATCTTCACGCGATCTTTAATGAATAATCGGGCAAATCTCTCGTTATTCAAATAGTTACGTTCAGTAAGGCGGTTAATCAATTCATCTGCCAAATCATGATACTTTTTTTTGTATAACCAATCTTTGACTTCTTGCTCACATCTTTCTCGAAAGGCGATAAAGTTGATTAAGCCGATATAGGCGATTTCAATGCGATCATCATTTTCAAGATCATGCTTGAGTTCATCCGTATACTCATCCCCAACTTTGATATCATATTTGACGATGAGCGAGCCATCAACACCAAGTTCAAATTTTCCATCTACAAAAAGATTAAATCTCTCGCTGAGTTTCTTCTGTTGTGTGATTTTGGTGATTTTGGGCATAGTACTGATATAAGAATAAATGTTAACCGCAAAAGTCGCAAAGAACGCGAAGGCGTTTTATTTCAATATCCAAATTCATTGAGTTCAATTCAAAGAATAGTGCAGCTTCATATGCTGATTCAAGCAACCCGGGTCCAAGTTC from Candidatus Neomarinimicrobiota bacterium encodes:
- a CDS encoding RecX family transcriptional regulator, with protein sequence MPKITKITQQKKLSERFNLFVDGKFELGVDGSLIVKYDIKVGDEYTDELKHDLENDDRIEIAYIGLINFIAFRERCEQEVKDWLYKKKYHDLADELINRLTERNYLNNERFARLFIKDRVKIQGWGPIRLRHELNAKRISKQIIESELEAIQEDFDFNQMAQDLAERKLKNIEQPTYKDKKRLWSLLQRHGFEGPSISFALQGITFVSDDKPT
- a CDS encoding long-chain fatty acid--CoA ligase encodes the protein MEFKTIAEMFLNVTKTHADAELFTEKVNGEWMGDKGKDIFEMVKNASYGMASIGIQPKDNVAILSTNCRRWAYSDYAIATRGATSVTVYPTLIASQIQYIVAHSDSKLIFAQDASQMEKVLKIKADCPELKSVVYFDESLSYDDADVISFNELMEKGKAFASSENAYDFEAHARSVKPDDILTLIYTSGTTGNPKGVMLKHSNLVSNILSCNARLGISDKDKFLSFLPLSHSFERLGDYVGTHVGANITYAESMEQVIANLSEVNPTVAMSVPRLYEKMYAGVQAKFAGGSFIKRKIAGWAVKTGFEYVEARNAGTISPKLAKKKKRADKLVFSKVQALLGTQFKLFASGGAPLGADIGRFFDAAGITILEGYGLSETSPVITLNPPHDFRFGTVGPTIDGVEVKIADDGEILSRGPHIMTGYYKDEAGTREAINEEGWFHTGDIGIIEDGYLKITDRKKNIIVTAGGKNIAPAPIEGAICMSKFFEQALVHGDRRKFVSAILVPNYTEVGEWAADNEITDVTPEALSENPKVYDMLMGVVEGVMENFSSYEAVKKIILVPQEFSVEDGTLTPTLKIKKRVVEERYKAKLDALYE
- a CDS encoding GIY-YIG nuclease family protein; its protein translation is MHYVYIIQSISHPDRFYTGLTQDLKRRLSEHNRHVNEYSSRYKPWMIKTYLAFQFKEQAIAFEKYLKTPSGRAFAKKRL
- a CDS encoding dihydroorotase codes for the protein MSTPILIKNARCVSSSGIVQQDVLIRDGKIAQLGQVKESAAEKVIDGTHLYLLPGALDPQVHFRDPGLTQKEDLRTGSMAAASGGVTSFFDMPNTKPSTITIEGMAERKRIAAEKCVVNYNFFIGATNTNLDVLNEVENVPGIKIFMGSSTGDLLVSDTRDLDNIFGNGSRLIAVHAEDDEIINAAQEIYKNSTDFNHHQFVRPADAALKATTLAVELSIKYQRRLHILHMTTLDEVRYLEIQKSKAPISAEVCPQHFLLSAPHVYQKLGAYAQMNPPIRDIRHAESLWEGLVNGVIDCIATDHAPHTHEEKAKPFGSAPSGMPGVETSLPLLLDRANRGLCKVEDVVKWMCEKPVELYRVKNKGHIREGYDADLVLVDMGKKRSIENGKLWTKVNWSPYDGWTTQGWPVTTIVNGNIVFQDGGIDESVKGREVMIDG
- a CDS encoding GxxExxY protein, which codes for MMNELSENQLSEKIIGAAIEVHKELGPGLLESAYEAALFFELNSMNLDIEIKRLRVLCDFCG
- a CDS encoding nitroreductase family protein, giving the protein MLMTNKFIPFNRPIDLSDAVMLRQSAEFYEFMKSRRTIRDFSDKEVPQEIIDNCLMTAATAPSGANQQPWHFVVIRDASIKTQIRKAAEAEERDFYAGRAGDAWLEALEPLGTNAEKPFLEKAPVLIAVFEQKYTIDASGSKNKHYYAKESVGIATGMLIAALHNVGLVALTHTPSPMNFLTKILNRPEGEKPFLLLVVGHPAKDAEVPDIDKKDLRDISSHF
- a CDS encoding DNA internalization-related competence protein ComEC/Rec2; the protein is MYKSIMNFVMPRPMILVSLLFILGIVIQRNLNLSLWILALLTGIAIVVALLNRRSGILLLLLILSGCLRVAFDEIIPVTHLSRFISNVDSVYEVRAIVLTVGQTRKGTPKFLMQPETIGLQAISSGQVLLYSKDIEQDVCPGDTLCGRLLLNRPRDKSNPHEFDYRAYLEGRNIYFEAFLEDAGDVIVYPRDSGSISLLMGDMQDLISSHFHKYLTPRSAGILSALILGEKSEIEETTRNDFANTGVIHVLAVSGLHVGYVSLILITIFGLLRLPHQIQMGSVIAGLIFYVGLTGAAPSVMRASIMASLMIIGGLFERKSDILNLLASAAFIILLISPAQLSNIGFQLSFLAVLSIVTLFPIFKKLVSGLPISETSGVGKLLYPILDLFLVSLAAQLGTLAITIFYFHMIPIISMVANLVVVPLIGVIVATGMSFLILGSIFPLLAQLWAATIEGAIDFMLWFVQICAQVDWAYINVRSIHHFELILLLVGTFSIAIIQYRKVIKLWVILVLCWIAIQTWQSLLTSQHLELVVLDVGQGDAILIHAPNGNTILIDAGLRFGGKDMGEDVILPYLKFRNWPKIDILVLTHPHNDHIGGAQYLIENIEVGKVLMPDIQYDSYGYNMLCDIIASKNIPASPVFTGYIDSTLKPIYFRVTGPKWYDHSSRPSNINNTSIVMQLFYGESSVLLTGDGEETIEHDQLPLGGLLKSDMIKAPHHGSKTSSSQEYINLVQPQVCLISLGMKNKFRHPSKVTLERYMKLGTEIHRTDLEGAQIYRSDGTIWYRDEWKNNY